In the Acidobacteriota bacterium genome, CTTGCGGCTGGTTCCCATCACCGGCACGAACATCCGCGTCAGCTTGTCGTAGGCCAACGCCGCCTCGAGATCCGCGGGCAGCACCCGCGGGCGATAGCGGATCGCGCTGAAGGACTTGGTCAGTTCCACCCGGCCCACATCGGGCATCGAGCGGTCGGACCCGCCGAAACCGGTGGGATCGACTCCGCCGCCGCGGTAGGTGAGGAACTCGCCGTTGCCCGTGGCCAGGTCGTCGTACTCCACCGCCACCGAGGTGGAGAGAAGGTAGTTCTCGGGGATCGACTTGGTGCGGACGTCGACGCCTCCACCAGTGAAATCCCCCTGCAGATCGGGGGTGAAGGTCTTGGTCACGGTGATGCTCTCCACCGTGCCGGTGGGGAAGACGTCGAGCTGAACCGCCCGTTTGCGGGGGTCGGCGCTGGGCACCCGGATCCCGTTGAGCGTGGTGCCGGTATAGCGGTCACTCAGTCCCCGGACGGTGGCGTACTTGCCGTCGACCACCGAGGCTCCGACCACCATCTTGATCGCCCCCGCGACATCGGAGGCATCGGCCTTCTTGAACAGCTCGGAGGAGATCGCGTCCTGCAGGGTGACCGCCGAAGCGCGGATCTCGAGCAAATCGACCTCCGTGCCGGAGAGGAAGTCGTCTCCCGTGACCACCAGCTCGTCCATCTCCAGCACGGCGATCGAAAGCTCCACCCGCAACTCGCTCAGCCGGCCGGGCGACACCGCCACGTCCGCGATGACCCGGCGCTGATAGCCGGCCTTCGAACAAACGACCGTGTACTTCCCCGGCGGGAGCTGCTCGAGCACGAAGTTGCCGGCATCCGATGTCAGCGCCGTGTGCCGGGTTCCGGCGATCTCCACCCTCACGCCGGCCAGGGGAACATCGAAGTCGGCATCGTAGACCAGGCCCCGAATACCACCGTTGGACGCGCCCTGTCCGCTGGACAGGCCCACCCAACAGAGCCACAGCAGGATCACCGCCGGCAGCGACCGCCGGCACCAGCCGTTCTTCACCGCAGACTCCTCCGCATCGACCTCAAGGGGTTACCAGGGCGCCTTGAGGCCTGCGCGCAGCGCTTGCAGGCGGGCGAGGATCTCGGCGTCGGCTCCAATGGCATGGCGGCCCAGCTCGCCGCAAATGGCCACGGCGGCCAGCGCCCTCGGACGCCCGTTGACCAGCTCGGCGGCCGCGTCGAGCGCTTCGATGAACAGGGCCCGGGCCTGCCGGCGGCGACCGAGATCGTGGTTGACCGCCGCCAGGGCGGCCAGGATGCCCGGGCGTTCCACCTTCATGGTCCGGGCGCACAGCCCGTGGGCGCGCTCGAGCAGGTCGATAGCCTCTTCCCGCCGCCCGGCGCGGCCCAGCGCCCGCGCAAGCCGGCCCATCAAACGCGTTCTGACCGGCGAGGTCGGGGGAATTCCCTGGACGCGTTCCAGCGCCCTGTCGAGGACCTCCTGGACCTGCGGCGTCCGCCCCATCTGCCTGAAGATCGGCGCCAGGGCGAGCAGCGCCTCGACCCGCTTCCAGCCCGCGATGGTTGCCGTCGACTCGAGAGCGCGGCGGGCGGCGAGGTCCCGCGTCTTCTCCGGCAGCTCCTCGTTGCCGGCGATGTCGATCAGGCCCATGGTGCGCCACCAGGTGTCGTAGATGTCCCTGGAGTCGGCCAGGGTGTCGAGTTCGGCCAGGGCCTGCTCGATCTCTCCGCGCCGCACGAGAGCCGCGGCGGAGGCCGCCACGGCCCGCCCCAGGT is a window encoding:
- a CDS encoding tetratricopeptide repeat protein, coding for MMSTRREVLLFACLGVLTVFVTGPVTPATESAVADSGPERVLELAFEIASAIENDPKDREKAQYFVAYDLAQTGDLALARRYAEKISGWRKGVALAEFARDAARQGKKELARELIREARRVEAVTRGWQRPRIAAYIATAEAELGDAEGAKEVLVRLAEEDSQYLGRAVAASAAALVRRGEIEQALAELDTLADSRDIYDTWWRTMGLIDIAGNEELPEKTRDLAARRALESTATIAGWKRVEALLALAPIFRQMGRTPQVQEVLDRALERVQGIPPTSPVRTRLMGRLARALGRAGRREEAIDLLERAHGLCARTMKVERPGILAALAAVNHDLGRRRQARALFIEALDAAAELVNGRPRALAAVAICGELGRHAIGADAEILARLQALRAGLKAPW